Genomic window (Rubeoparvulum massiliense):
TAATGATTCTCTGCTGGAAGTCCTGTGGTATTTACAAAATGTGTATTTTTCAGACCCAATTCCTCTGCCTTTTCATTCATGGCTTTGATAAAAGCCTCTTCAGTACCTGCTACATGCTCCGCCAACGCGACAGCCGCATCGTTTCCAGAAGCCACTGCGACCCCCTTCAATAGATCACGGACACTCATCACCTCTCCCACCTCAAGAAAGATCTGTGATCCTCCCATGGAAGAAGCATTTTCACTAACACGTACCTGATCATCGTAGGTGATTTTCCCTTGATCCAATGCTTCGAAGATAAGAAGCATGGTCATCACTTTAGTAATACTGGCTGGCGGTAGCTTCTCATCCATGTTCTTTGCATAGAGTATGGTACCTGTATCAAATTCCATTAAGACAGCTGAACGTGCTTCAGGTGCTAGTGCAGGTGCAAGCTCAGCTACCTCAAGCGATGGATAGTTCACATCCGTTGCATGGACTGGAATTACGCTGGCGGTAATAAGGATGGTAAAGAAGAGCAAGTAAGCGATTGGTTTCAAGTTAGATCCCTCCTATTCTTTCATCCTTAGTCTGTACCACTTGACGGCAAATTATTCCAATGCCTAAACAAAAAAACGTGCATCCCTGAAGGATACACGTTTTCCAATGATTCTGTTGATTAAGAGCTGAGCAAAATCATCAGGTTCTTGCTATTTCACTAACTCCGGTTTCATTCGTTTCACAATATATTGAGCGGTAATCTTCATCGGATTAAGGATAGGTACTTCGAGCGCATCCTCTTTTAATGCAAGGGGAATTTCGGTACAACCCATGATTAAAATTTGTGCACCTTGGGCAATTAAGGTTCTTCCTGCATCCTCCATGAGGCGAGAAGGTTCCCCTTCGGTAATTCCTGCTTTAATTCCACCCTTACCGTAGATGGCTTCCATTACCATTTTTTCTTGGACTTCATCATCAGTATGAAGAATTTCATACTCAGAAAATGCTTTATCAAAAAGGCGACTTTGGTTGGTTCCTGTGGTACATAAGAGACCAATCTTCGTTACATCTGGATATTCTGTTTGAATATACTCCTTCAATACATGGAGGAGGTTCACAATGGGTACATTCACTTCTTGCTGTACCGCTTCCACAAAGTTATGAGCTGTAAAGCAAGGCATAAAGAGCATGGAAGCGCCACCTTGCTCTAATACCTTGGCTGCCTTCACCATCTCTGGTACAGGACTCTCACCCTTGCCCAGAATGCATGCTGTACGATCAGGAATCTCGGAGTTGCTATAAATTAAAGTGGGGATATGATCACGATCATTTTTGGCTGGTGTTGCTTTAATAATCTGTTGAAAGAAGTAGGAGGTAGCTTCTGCTCCCATACCACCTAGAATTCCTAGAATTTCTGCCATCTCTGGATGCACCCCTTTTAATTATTGTGATTTTTATCACAATTATAGTATAGCCACATTCTATCCAATAGTATTTGTTCATTTGAAGAAAAATAACGATTGGCATCCGTTGATTCACCTATTAAAAAATGAAAACCACACCATAAAAAGGCACCCCCTACAAAAAGAGTTGCTTTTCTGTAGGGGGTGCTTTATTGATCTCAACTACTGGATAATCGCGTGGATCATGGGATTGGGCTGAACCGATGTGGGGCTAAACTGATAAGCATCGAGAAGCATCTTCTGACTCTCGTTTACTTCCTCACGATTTGCATGGAGAATCGCCAGAACATCACCAGCTTGTACCGCATCGCCAACCTTCTTCTTCAAGGTGATACCAACACTATGGTCGATGACATCCTCCTTGGTTTTCCGCCCTGCACCTAGTAACATAGCAGCAACACCCACTGATTCTGCATCAATGCCTGCTACATAGCCTGAGGTTGGTGCCACCACTTCCACATGATATTTGGCTTGGGGTAAACGCTCAGGATGGTCCACAAAGCTTGCATCGCCACCCTGTGCTTCGATGAAACGGCGGAAGGTAGCTAGTGCTTGACCAGAATGGAGTACCTTCTCCAATGCTGCATAGGCCGTCTTTACATCGGGATAGATCCCACCAGCAACGGTCATATGAGAAGCCAAGGTGAGGCAGAGTTGATTTAAGTCCTCTGGTCCCTTTCCTTGTAGGGTCGCGATGGCCTCTTGTACCTCATTGGCATTACCCACCTCATCGCCCAATGGCTGATTCATATCACTGATGACAGCAATGGTCTTCCTTCCGAGATTACGACCAATCTCCACCATGGTCTCTGCTAATTCCTTCGCTTCGTCCACGGTCTTCATAAAGGCACCTGTGCCTGTTTTCACATCAAGCACGATAGCATCTGCACCGGAGGCTAGTTTCTTACTCATAATGGAGCTTGCAATGAGTGGTATGGTATCCACAGTTGCCGTCACATCACGTAATGCATAGAGCTTTTTATCGGCAGGGGTTAAGTTACCGCTCTGACCAACCACAGCCAGTTTAAAATCATTTACATTATGGATGAACTGTTCTGTGGTTAATTCTGTCTTGAAGCCTGGGAAGGATTCTAGCTTATCCACCGTTCCACCAGTATGTCCTAAGCCACGGCCAGACATTTTGGCGACGGGTACTCCCACTGTTGCAACAAGTGGCGCAACGATTAGCGTGGTGGTATCTCCCACGCCACCTGTGGAATGCTTATCTACCTTTAACCCAGCGATGGCAGATAGATCCACCTGATCACCAGATCGTACCATGGCATCTGTCAGCGCTGCGATCTCCTCATGGTTCATCCCCTTAAAATAGATGGCCATGGCCCATGCAGATATCTGATAATCTGGGATTTCACCTTTGGTAAAGCCAGCGATGATAAAATCAAGCTCTGCCTTCGTGAGGGCAAAGCCATCACGCTTTTTTTGAATTAAATCCACCATTCTCATGATATTGTCATCTCACTTAAGATTGATTTCACGAGACGAATAAAACGTGGTCTTGTCTTATTGGCCACAGCGATCACCTGCTCATGGGTGAGCGGCTCTAGATCTTCACCGATGGCCATATCGGTAATACAGGAGATACCCAACACCTTCATCCCTGCATGGTTGGCCACAATCACTTCTGGAACAGTAGACATCCCCACCGTGTCACCACCGAGGTGACGAAGCATGATCAGCTCAGCAGGTGTCATATAGCTTGGTCCAGAGATCGCTGCATAGACCCCTTCTTGCACCTTAATCCCTTCATGCTTAGCCACTGCTTTGGCCAATTTACGTAGGCTTGGATCATAAGCCTGGGACATATCAGGGAAGCGTACACCCAATTCAGCATGGTTCGGTCCAATCAACGGATTATTCCCGGTGAAATTAATATGATCAGCAATGATCATTAAATCCCCTGCAGCAAAATGAGGATTCATTCCACCACAAGCATTGGTGACAAAGAGATGTGACACACCAAGGGCCTTCATCACATAGACAGGAAAGGTCACCTCCTGCTGCGTATAGCCTTCATAATAATGAAAGCGACCTTGCATGGCGATCACATTTTTGCCCTCTAATTCCCCAATCACCAACTGACCCGCATGGCCTTCTACGGTAGAGACTGGAAAATGAGGAATCTCCCCATAAGGAATAATCACAGGATTCTGAATCTCTTCTGCTAACACACCAAGACCAGAGCCAAGAATGAGACCAACGCTTGGCTTCAGGGTAACTTTTCCTTCAATGGCTTTTGCCGCTTCTTGAATCATTTGTAGTTTATTCATGCTATGCTCCCCCTTACGAATAGATTATTTCTTATTTAATGGCTTCAACCAGAGCCTTAATCAGTGTGAGGAACTTACTCTGCACCTTGGCAGCGGTCTCCATCACTTCAGCATGGCTCAGGGGCTGAGGAAGGATTCCTGCAGCCATATTGGTAATGCAAGAGATCCCCAATACACGCATTCCGGCATGGCGCGCCACAATCACTTCAGGAACGGTAGACATACCAGCAGCATCGCCACCAAGAATACGTGCCATCTTGACCTCACTCGGAGTTTCATACGTAGGTCCGGTAAACCATGAATATACCCCTTCTTGTAAGGTAATCCCCTGCTTCGAAGCCACTTCCTTGGCTAGATTGCGGAGCTCTAGATCATAGGCCTGGGACATATCCGGAAAACGAACACCCTGTTCGGCGAGATTAGCGCCAATTAAGGGATTCACTCCAGCTAGGTTCAGATGGTCGCGAATCAACATCAGATCGCCTGGTTCAAATGCTTCGTTCACCCCACCTGCAGCGTTGGTGAGAATGATGGTCTCCACGCCTAGCTCCTTCATGACTCGGATGGGAAAGGTAACATCCTGCAGAGGATAACCCTCGTAATAATGAAAGCGACCTTGCATACAAATCACTTGTTTATTCGCTAGCTGACCGATGACCAGCTGTCCAGCATGACCTTCCACGGTG
Coding sequences:
- the cuyB gene encoding cysteate racemase, whose protein sequence is MAEILGILGGMGAEATSYFFQQIIKATPAKNDRDHIPTLIYSNSEIPDRTACILGKGESPVPEMVKAAKVLEQGGASMLFMPCFTAHNFVEAVQQEVNVPIVNLLHVLKEYIQTEYPDVTKIGLLCTTGTNQSRLFDKAFSEYEILHTDDEVQEKMVMEAIYGKGGIKAGITEGEPSRLMEDAGRTLIAQGAQILIMGCTEIPLALKEDALEVPILNPMKITAQYIVKRMKPELVK
- a CDS encoding pyrimidine-nucleoside phosphorylase, with the protein product MRMVDLIQKKRDGFALTKAELDFIIAGFTKGEIPDYQISAWAMAIYFKGMNHEEIAALTDAMVRSGDQVDLSAIAGLKVDKHSTGGVGDTTTLIVAPLVATVGVPVAKMSGRGLGHTGGTVDKLESFPGFKTELTTEQFIHNVNDFKLAVVGQSGNLTPADKKLYALRDVTATVDTIPLIASSIMSKKLASGADAIVLDVKTGTGAFMKTVDEAKELAETMVEIGRNLGRKTIAVISDMNQPLGDEVGNANEVQEAIATLQGKGPEDLNQLCLTLASHMTVAGGIYPDVKTAYAALEKVLHSGQALATFRRFIEAQGGDASFVDHPERLPQAKYHVEVVAPTSGYVAGIDAESVGVAAMLLGAGRKTKEDVIDHSVGITLKKKVGDAVQAGDVLAILHANREEVNESQKMLLDAYQFSPTSVQPNPMIHAIIQ
- a CDS encoding purine-nucleoside phosphorylase produces the protein MNKLQMIQEAAKAIEGKVTLKPSVGLILGSGLGVLAEEIQNPVIIPYGEIPHFPVSTVEGHAGQLVIGELEGKNVIAMQGRFHYYEGYTQQEVTFPVYVMKALGVSHLFVTNACGGMNPHFAAGDLMIIADHINFTGNNPLIGPNHAELGVRFPDMSQAYDPSLRKLAKAVAKHEGIKVQEGVYAAISGPSYMTPAELIMLRHLGGDTVGMSTVPEVIVANHAGMKVLGISCITDMAIGEDLEPLTHEQVIAVANKTRPRFIRLVKSILSEMTIS
- a CDS encoding purine-nucleoside phosphorylase, with amino-acid sequence MWDKIKEATVYIQNHVQTRPTIGLVLGSGLGVLADEVENPTIIPYQEIPHFPRSTVEGHAGQLVIGQLANKQVICMQGRFHYYEGYPLQDVTFPIRVMKELGVETIILTNAAGGVNEAFEPGDLMLIRDHLNLAGVNPLIGANLAEQGVRFPDMSQAYDLELRNLAKEVASKQGITLQEGVYSWFTGPTYETPSEVKMARILGGDAAGMSTVPEVIVARHAGMRVLGISCITNMAAGILPQPLSHAEVMETAAKVQSKFLTLIKALVEAIK